In Arsenicicoccus sp. oral taxon 190, the following are encoded in one genomic region:
- a CDS encoding DMT family transporter, whose product MTHVILLSVAATLVFAMSSVLKHRSAGTMPVIEGSGAARIGGYVRAMVTHPMWLGGLLCDAGAIVLQVLALSQGAISVVQPMLTLALVFSLVFNAWLLKQRPSGREILLALALVAGLVLFLWASGAVAPRGAEAKGARGPAIWVGVTTTVLVVACVTVARRVGPRRKAALLGTAVAAVYACTAALIKTCTRIVDHGVPDLLMSWQLYTLILAGALGLILNQMAFQAGPLVSSLPVIASLDPLFSLVIGRAVYNERLHAQPKDLLLEGIGLAMLLASVFALSIISARHQQDEIEGPAAQEKSLA is encoded by the coding sequence GTGACCCACGTCATCCTGCTCTCGGTCGCCGCCACGCTGGTCTTCGCCATGAGCTCGGTGCTCAAGCACCGCAGCGCCGGCACCATGCCCGTCATCGAGGGGTCCGGGGCGGCCCGCATCGGCGGCTACGTCCGCGCCATGGTGACCCACCCGATGTGGCTCGGCGGCCTGCTGTGCGACGCCGGCGCCATCGTCCTGCAGGTCCTGGCGCTCAGCCAGGGCGCCATCTCGGTGGTCCAGCCGATGCTGACCCTGGCGCTGGTCTTCTCCCTGGTCTTCAACGCGTGGCTGCTCAAGCAGCGGCCGTCGGGGCGCGAGATCCTGCTGGCCCTGGCCCTGGTGGCCGGCCTCGTGCTCTTCCTGTGGGCCTCCGGCGCGGTCGCGCCGCGCGGCGCCGAGGCCAAGGGCGCGCGCGGCCCCGCGATCTGGGTCGGGGTCACCACCACCGTGCTGGTCGTGGCCTGCGTGACGGTGGCCCGGCGGGTCGGTCCGCGGCGCAAGGCGGCCCTGCTCGGCACCGCCGTCGCCGCCGTCTACGCCTGCACCGCCGCGCTCATCAAGACCTGCACCCGGATCGTCGACCACGGCGTCCCGGACCTGCTGATGTCCTGGCAGCTCTACACCCTCATCCTCGCCGGGGCGCTCGGCCTGATCCTCAACCAGATGGCCTTCCAGGCCGGTCCGCTGGTGTCCAGCCTGCCGGTCATCGCCAGCTTGGACCCGCTCTTCAGCCTGGTCATCGGCCGCGCGGTCTACAACGAGCGGCTCCACGCCCAGCCCAAGGACCTGCTGCTGGAGGGCATCGGCCTGGCGATGCTGCTGGCCTCCGTCTTCGCGCTCAGCATCATCTCGGCCCGCCACCAGCAGGACGAGATCGAGGGCCCCGCGGCGCAGGAGAAGTCCCTGGCCTGA
- a CDS encoding glycosyltransferase family 4 protein — translation MRIAHVTDFYLPRLGGIEMQVAELTGRQRAAGHEVVVITSSPSDKDGPASGDPYAATHTSAGVPFGPDRVARLTDDLRWSNAIHPAAWRRGSRAVRTGGFDLVHCHVGVGSPLGFFAARAAARAGIPTVVTVHSLWAWAIDLFRVCNLVWGWTRLPITWTAVSDTAARHVRRVLPDGAVVHVVPNGVDPARWARRAGYPDRDGEITVAAVMRLSARKRPLPLLRMLREAQDRLGDAATIRLQVAGCGPRQSAMERYLRRHDLADQVTLHGRLDRDHVRLMLESSDAFVAPANLESFGLAALEARCAGLPIVAKASGGLPEFIKHGREGLICETDGDMTVALERLARDRDLLQTLQQHNRTEDCAVIWPHTLSLLAAVYEEAGVPDVSLLPDVDLSTLAPGADRSARLRGRS, via the coding sequence ATGAGGATCGCGCACGTCACCGACTTCTACCTCCCCCGCCTCGGCGGGATCGAGATGCAGGTCGCAGAGCTGACCGGTCGCCAGCGGGCGGCGGGTCATGAGGTCGTGGTCATCACGAGCTCCCCCTCCGACAAGGACGGGCCCGCCAGCGGTGACCCCTACGCGGCCACCCACACCAGCGCCGGCGTCCCCTTCGGGCCGGACCGGGTCGCGCGGCTGACCGACGACCTGCGGTGGTCCAACGCCATACATCCCGCCGCCTGGCGCCGCGGCTCGCGCGCCGTGCGCACCGGCGGCTTCGACCTCGTGCACTGCCACGTCGGGGTCGGCAGCCCCCTCGGATTCTTCGCCGCCCGGGCCGCCGCCCGCGCCGGCATCCCGACCGTGGTGACGGTGCACTCGCTCTGGGCCTGGGCCATCGACCTCTTCCGGGTGTGCAACCTGGTGTGGGGCTGGACCCGACTCCCGATCACCTGGACCGCGGTCAGCGACACGGCCGCCCGGCACGTCCGCCGGGTCCTGCCGGACGGCGCGGTCGTGCACGTGGTCCCCAACGGCGTCGACCCCGCCCGGTGGGCCCGGCGCGCGGGCTACCCGGACCGTGACGGCGAGATCACGGTGGCGGCCGTCATGCGCCTCAGCGCCCGCAAGCGACCGCTGCCGCTGCTGCGGATGCTTCGCGAGGCCCAGGACCGCCTCGGCGACGCCGCGACGATCCGGCTGCAGGTGGCCGGGTGCGGTCCCCGGCAGTCCGCCATGGAGCGCTACCTGCGCCGGCACGACCTGGCCGACCAGGTGACCCTGCACGGCCGCCTGGACCGCGACCACGTGCGGCTGATGCTGGAGTCCAGCGACGCCTTCGTGGCCCCGGCCAACCTCGAGTCCTTCGGGCTGGCCGCGCTGGAGGCCCGCTGCGCGGGCCTGCCCATCGTCGCCAAGGCGTCCGGCGGGCTCCCGGAGTTCATCAAGCACGGCCGCGAGGGGCTGATCTGCGAGACCGACGGGGACATGACGGTCGCGCTGGAGCGCCTGGCGCGCGACCGTGACCTGCTGCAGACGCTGCAGCAGCACAACCGCACCGAGGACTGCGCGGTCATCTGGCCCCACACGTTGTCGCTGCTCGCCGCGGTCTACGAGGAGGCCGGCGTGCCCGACGTGTCGTTGCTGCCGGACGTCGACCTGTCGACGCTGGCGCCGGGCGCCGACCGGTCCGCCCGGCTGCGGGGTCGCTCGTGA
- a CDS encoding FtsK/SpoIIIE family DNA translocase, whose translation MATRGSTSTSRSSSTSRGGSTRPGSSGGATRRPAPTKTRDGGLPLPVRALRGTWMGLAHVVGGGVRSVGHGATDLEPEHRRDGVGFLLVALAIVVAAREWWGMPGWPGAVVHTVVAGTVGCIALVVPLVLLGFGLRVLRAPDDSHATNRIAIGTFAVLLAACGIAHIAKGLPDPGAGAEAMQAAGGIFGFLASSPLAAAVSVYGAVPILVLLGVFGLLVITKTPVHQVGPRLRDAYLRLFVGAEGPSREAEEADAPARRRRRRLDAELDERDGDEAYEQAAVVEPSGRTAGPRPGQKRPVGAEAAALQRAKDNAAAAGDAPEDEPDGPAGARGRGEDAGATRPLAPVPSKPQLEAPPTEPLPARVEQLALAGDITYHLPEDTILKPGPPHKERSAANDRVVEALTGVLEQFDIDAQVTGFTRGPTVTRYVVELGPGVKVERITALSKNIAYAVASADVRILSPIPGKSAIGVEIPNTDRENVCLGDVLRSQVARNNTHPMVMGVGKDVEGGYVIANLAKMPHMLVAGATGAGKSSFVNSMITSILMRSTPDEVRMILVDPKRVELTAYDGIPHLITPIITNPKKAAEALQWVVREMDQRYDDLANFGFKHVDDFNKAVRAGQVKPLPGSEREIHPYPYLLVIVDELADLMMVAPRDVEESIVRITQLARAAGIHLVLATQRPSVDVVTGLIKANVPSRMAFATSSLADSRVVLDQPGAEKLIGQGDALFLPMGASKPMRVQGAWVTETEINEVVKRVTEQLKPSYREDVTVVAAKKQIDDDIGDDLELLLQATELVVTSQFGSTSMLQRKLRVGFAKAGRLMDLLESRGVVGPSEGSKARDVLIKPDDLPATLAVMKGEEPPAAEPAAPAADPYGGASEDMATGRVVDEAEDEESEDAWELTDRGRR comes from the coding sequence ATGGCGACCCGTGGCTCCACCAGCACCTCACGCTCGAGCTCGACGAGCCGAGGCGGTTCGACGCGTCCCGGTTCCAGCGGCGGCGCCACCCGGCGCCCGGCTCCCACCAAGACCCGCGACGGCGGCCTGCCGCTGCCCGTGCGGGCGCTGCGGGGCACCTGGATGGGGCTGGCCCACGTGGTCGGCGGCGGCGTCCGGAGCGTCGGCCACGGCGCCACGGACCTGGAGCCGGAGCACCGCCGGGACGGGGTGGGCTTCCTCCTCGTCGCCCTGGCCATCGTGGTGGCGGCGCGCGAGTGGTGGGGCATGCCCGGGTGGCCCGGCGCCGTCGTCCACACCGTGGTCGCCGGCACCGTGGGCTGCATCGCGCTGGTCGTGCCGCTGGTGCTGCTCGGCTTCGGGCTGCGGGTGCTGCGCGCCCCCGACGACTCCCACGCCACCAACCGCATCGCCATCGGCACCTTCGCGGTGCTGCTCGCGGCCTGCGGCATCGCGCACATCGCGAAGGGGTTGCCCGACCCCGGCGCCGGCGCGGAGGCTATGCAGGCGGCCGGCGGGATCTTCGGCTTCCTCGCCTCGAGCCCGCTCGCGGCGGCGGTCAGCGTCTACGGCGCCGTGCCGATCCTGGTGCTGCTGGGTGTTTTCGGCCTGCTGGTCATCACCAAGACTCCCGTCCACCAGGTGGGTCCCCGTCTGCGCGACGCCTACCTGCGGCTCTTCGTGGGGGCGGAAGGGCCCTCGCGCGAAGCCGAGGAGGCCGACGCCCCCGCTCGTCGGCGACGCCGCCGGCTGGACGCCGAGCTCGACGAGCGCGACGGCGATGAGGCCTACGAGCAGGCGGCCGTGGTGGAGCCCAGCGGGCGCACCGCGGGGCCGCGCCCGGGGCAGAAGCGTCCGGTGGGCGCCGAGGCGGCCGCGCTGCAGCGTGCCAAGGACAACGCCGCGGCTGCGGGTGACGCCCCGGAGGACGAGCCCGATGGGCCCGCCGGCGCGCGCGGCCGGGGCGAGGATGCCGGGGCGACGCGCCCCCTGGCACCGGTCCCGAGCAAGCCGCAGCTGGAGGCCCCGCCGACCGAGCCGCTGCCGGCCCGCGTCGAGCAGCTGGCCCTCGCTGGCGACATCACCTACCACCTGCCCGAGGACACCATCCTCAAGCCCGGGCCCCCGCACAAGGAGCGCAGCGCCGCAAACGACCGCGTGGTCGAGGCGCTGACGGGGGTGCTCGAGCAGTTCGACATCGACGCGCAGGTCACCGGCTTCACCCGAGGCCCGACGGTGACGCGCTACGTCGTCGAGCTCGGGCCGGGCGTCAAGGTCGAGCGCATCACCGCGCTCTCCAAGAACATCGCCTACGCCGTGGCCAGCGCCGACGTGCGCATCCTCTCCCCGATCCCGGGCAAGTCGGCGATCGGCGTGGAGATCCCCAACACCGACCGCGAGAACGTCTGCCTCGGCGACGTGCTGCGCTCCCAGGTCGCCCGTAACAACACGCACCCGATGGTCATGGGCGTGGGCAAGGACGTCGAGGGCGGATACGTCATCGCCAACCTCGCCAAGATGCCCCACATGCTGGTCGCCGGCGCCACCGGTGCGGGCAAGTCCAGCTTCGTCAACTCGATGATCACCTCGATCCTGATGCGCTCGACGCCCGACGAGGTGCGGATGATCCTGGTCGACCCCAAGCGGGTGGAGCTGACGGCATACGACGGCATCCCGCACCTGATCACGCCGATCATCACCAACCCCAAGAAGGCCGCCGAGGCGCTGCAGTGGGTCGTGCGGGAGATGGACCAGCGCTACGACGACCTGGCCAACTTCGGCTTCAAGCATGTCGACGACTTCAACAAGGCGGTGCGGGCGGGGCAGGTCAAGCCGCTGCCCGGGTCGGAGCGGGAGATCCACCCCTACCCCTACCTGCTCGTGATCGTCGACGAGCTCGCCGACCTGATGATGGTGGCGCCGCGCGACGTCGAGGAGTCGATCGTGCGCATCACCCAGCTCGCCCGCGCCGCCGGCATCCACCTGGTGCTCGCGACGCAGCGCCCCTCGGTGGACGTCGTCACGGGTCTGATCAAGGCCAACGTCCCGTCGCGGATGGCCTTCGCCACGTCCTCGCTGGCCGACTCCCGGGTCGTGCTCGACCAGCCGGGCGCCGAGAAGCTCATCGGCCAGGGCGACGCGCTCTTCCTGCCGATGGGGGCGTCCAAGCCGATGCGCGTCCAGGGCGCCTGGGTCACCGAGACCGAGATCAACGAGGTCGTCAAGCGGGTCACCGAGCAGCTCAAGCCGAGCTACCGCGAGGACGTGACCGTCGTCGCCGCCAAGAAGCAGATCGACGACGACATCGGCGACGACCTCGAGCTGCTGCTGCAGGCCACCGAGCTGGTGGTGACCTCGCAGTTCGGGTCCACGTCGATGCTGCAGCGCAAGCTGCGCGTCGGGTTCGCCAAGGCGGGTCGCCTCATGGACCTGCTCGAGTCGCGCGGCGTCGTGGGCCCCTCCGAGGGCTCCAAGGCCCGGGACGTGCTCATCAAGCCGGACGACCTGCCGGCCACGCTGGCCGTCATGAAGGGGGAGGAGCCGCCGGCCGCCGAGCCGGCCGCCCCCGCCGCCGACCCCTACGGCGGGGCCTCGGAGGACATGGCGACCGGCCGCGTCGTCGACGAGGCGGAGGACGAGGAGTCCGAGGACGCCTGGGAGCTCACCGACCGCGGTCGCCGCTGA
- a CDS encoding dipeptidase, producing MPDLASSPLPVLDTHNDLPWQLRERWGGDPRAVDLREVQSHLHTDWSRASRGGLRAQFWSVCVSSALPEPEAVVATLEQLDLVHRMISTYADRLALAVDVRGVEQAWRDGRLASLVGVEGGHSIGSSLAVLRLLHALGARYLTLTHNDNTPWADSATDEPEHGGLTAYGLEVVHELDRLGMVVDLSHVSADTMRAALGATRHPVIFSHSGARAVTDHVRNVPDDVLRTMAAGGGVCCVPFVARFVAADERSAGVADVVAHLEHVRELVGVEHVGLGADFDGTTHLAGGLGDVSTYPVLLDALRRRGWSRRDLEALGHRNVLRVLDAVTG from the coding sequence ATGCCCGACCTGGCGAGCAGCCCCCTGCCCGTGCTCGACACCCACAACGACCTGCCGTGGCAGCTGCGCGAGCGGTGGGGCGGCGACCCCCGGGCCGTCGACCTGCGCGAGGTGCAGTCGCACCTGCACACCGACTGGTCCCGGGCGAGCCGCGGCGGGCTGCGGGCGCAGTTCTGGTCGGTCTGCGTCTCCTCCGCCCTGCCCGAGCCCGAGGCCGTGGTCGCCACCCTCGAGCAGCTCGACCTGGTGCACCGGATGATCAGCACGTATGCCGACCGCCTCGCCCTCGCCGTCGACGTCCGCGGGGTCGAGCAGGCCTGGCGGGACGGCCGGCTCGCCTCGCTGGTCGGCGTCGAGGGCGGCCACTCGATCGGGTCGTCGCTCGCCGTGCTGCGCCTGCTGCACGCCCTGGGGGCGAGGTACCTCACGCTGACGCACAACGACAACACCCCCTGGGCGGACAGCGCCACCGACGAGCCGGAGCACGGTGGGTTGACGGCATACGGGCTGGAGGTCGTGCACGAGCTGGACCGGCTGGGGATGGTCGTGGACCTGTCCCACGTCTCGGCGGACACGATGCGCGCGGCGCTCGGCGCGACGCGGCACCCGGTGATCTTCTCCCACTCCGGCGCCCGGGCGGTGACCGACCACGTCCGCAACGTGCCGGACGACGTGCTGCGCACCATGGCGGCGGGCGGCGGCGTGTGCTGCGTGCCCTTCGTGGCGAGGTTCGTGGCGGCGGACGAGCGCAGCGCCGGCGTCGCGGACGTCGTGGCCCACCTGGAGCACGTGCGCGAGCTCGTGGGCGTCGAGCACGTCGGGCTCGGCGCCGACTTCGACGGCACCACCCACCTGGCCGGGGGGCTCGGCGACGTCTCGACCTACCCGGTCCTGCTGGACGCGCTGCGCCGACGCGGCTGGAGCCGGCGCGACCTGGAGGCCCTCGGGCACCGCAACGTGCTGCGGGTGCTCGACGCCGTCACCGGCTGA